One window from the genome of Salvia splendens isolate huo1 chromosome 9, SspV2, whole genome shotgun sequence encodes:
- the LOC121746719 gene encoding coiled-coil domain-containing protein 86-like, with protein MACTIDFRKLDEGFGGKTFKRKRAEQEAEKQHLLDDNDSSMEIDAAVANPSKRQAVASSSDPNKPSFGKPTYDGVIAGKVSGKRWKEVRTRRASSVQVKKGTTAEQRAREKEIKKAYRERMTELKEEIRQNKQEKRRLREEREKKKAENILKSGTKLQKITNPNTLKKIAKSKQRKLLKVVSDDVFNNNTKK; from the coding sequence ATGGCGTGCACAATCGATTTCCGGAAGCTCGACGAGGGCTTCGGCGGCAAGACCTTCAAGCGCAAGAGAGCCGAGCAAGAAGCCGAGAAGCAACACCTCCTCGATGACAACGATTCGTCCATGGAAATCGACGCCGCCGTCGCCAATCCTTCGAAGCGGCAGGCCGTCGCCTCCTCCTCCGATCCGAACAAGCCTTCCTTCGGCAAGCCGACCTACGACGGAGTGATCGCCGGAAAAGTGTCGGGGAAGAGGTGGAAGGAGGTGCGGACGCGGCGCGCGTCGTCCGTCCAGGTGAAGAAGGGGACGACGGCGGAGCAGCGGGCGAGGGAGAAGGAGATTAAGAAGGCGTACAGAGAGAGGATGACGGAGCTCAAGGAGGAAATACGGCAGAATAAGCAGGAGAAGAGGCGGCTGCGCGAGgagagggagaagaagaaggcggAGAATATTCTCAAGTCGGGAACCAAGTTGCAGAAGATTACCAACCCTAATACGCTCAAGAAGATCGCTAAATCCAAGCagcgcaagctcctcaaggtcGTCTCCGATGATGTTTTCAACAATAATACCAAGAAGTAA